A stretch of the Leptospira stimsonii genome encodes the following:
- a CDS encoding carboxymuconolactone decarboxylase family protein, whose product METRLNYAKVYPESLQAMLKMEDFAKQGGIDPVLYELIKIRASQINGCAYCIDMHTKDLRAMGEAEKRIYLLDAWREATFYSEKEKAALELTEKITKISEEGVPEETYERVRKHFGEKEFVALIIVINTINSWNRIAISTRMLAY is encoded by the coding sequence ATGGAAACCAGATTGAATTACGCAAAAGTTTATCCTGAATCTTTACAAGCGATGTTGAAGATGGAGGACTTTGCGAAACAAGGTGGGATTGATCCGGTCCTCTACGAGCTGATTAAAATTCGTGCTTCCCAGATCAACGGTTGCGCGTATTGCATCGACATGCATACGAAAGATTTACGAGCGATGGGAGAAGCGGAAAAAAGAATCTATCTTTTGGACGCATGGAGAGAAGCAACATTCTATTCCGAGAAAGAGAAGGCCGCGCTGGAATTGACCGAAAAGATCACCAAAATTTCAGAAGAAGGGGTTCCTGAGGAAACGTATGAGAGAGTGAGAAAACACTTCGGAGAAAAAGAATTCGTGGCTCTGATCATCGTGATCAATACGATCAATTCCTGGAATCGAATCGCGATCTCGACGAGAAT